Genomic DNA from Candidatus Ancaeobacter aquaticus:
AAACCCCTTTTTCTTAAGAATATAGTGCACTTCTTGCAATTTGTATGCTGTCCCACGTCTCAAATAACAGGTATCTGTTGCATACAATACTTGATGGGTAAAATTATCTTTTGTGGCATATTTCAAATCAACAATAATAGAAGGGATAACACTTTGAACATTTACGAAATCTGTTTTCTTTGGAAGAGGATTGATAGCACATGAACTAACACAAACACTTATTGCTATACATAAACAAGAAATAATAAAACGCATATTGTTACTAACAACCCTTAAATTCATATTTCACATAAAGACACAATGTGCCCATCATTATTTGATGAGCACATAGCCTATTACTGGTTATTCATCTGGAGTATACACAACTGGCTCCATACTTCCAGGTATCATATATTCTATTACTTGAGGTGTTGCTTTTAAAACAACATAGTTTGGATCATCCGGACCTGAAAAGAAATTTTTTAACACATCCTGCCATACTTTATTCTTCGAATCAGCATCATCGAGAATCTCACCTGTAGCAACAATATTTACATATGGTATCATCCAATTATTTGGATCACCACCAGCGGTAATATGCACACTATTATTATTCTTTATCTGTAAGACTTTACGTGACTGTGCAAATGTTGGCGCATAACAACAGAG
This window encodes:
- a CDS encoding pyridoxamine 5'-phosphate oxidase family protein, giving the protein MDKAELKTKIKEVVDSNHLAAVATLENGKPWVRYMGIQIDDDLCCYAPTFAQSRKVLQIKNNNSVHITAGGDPNNWMIPYVNIVATGEILDDADSKNKVWQDVLKNFFSGPDDPNYVVLKATPQVIEYMIPGSMEPVVYTPDE